One window of the Peptacetobacter hiranonis genome contains the following:
- a CDS encoding acyl-CoA dehydratase activase yields the protein MYSIGVDSGSVATKGVLFDGEKIVKKIIVPTGWSPMTTANEVYEKLKEGIPEEEIKKVVGTGYGRGVMDFADKKVTEITCHSKGIHFINNDVRTILDIGGQDSKVINLDADGNVVNFLMNDKCAAGTGRFLEVTSNILGSDITKIDELARGNNPVNISSMCTVFAESEIVSLLAQNVPTGEVAAGILKSIANKSTSMLSRGEIVDKVAFTGGLAKSSELVRMVSEIIGKEIFLAEDTQIIGALGAAVIGFGRR from the coding sequence ATGTACAGTATAGGCGTTGATTCAGGATCAGTAGCAACAAAAGGGGTTTTATTTGATGGAGAAAAAATAGTTAAAAAAATAATAGTTCCAACAGGATGGAGCCCAATGACTACTGCTAATGAAGTTTATGAAAAATTAAAAGAAGGTATACCAGAAGAAGAAATCAAAAAAGTTGTAGGTACTGGATATGGTAGAGGAGTTATGGACTTTGCTGATAAAAAGGTAACTGAAATAACTTGCCATAGTAAAGGAATACACTTTATAAATAATGATGTAAGAACAATACTTGACATAGGTGGACAGGATAGTAAAGTTATAAACCTTGATGCGGATGGAAACGTAGTAAACTTCCTAATGAACGATAAATGTGCTGCAGGTACAGGAAGATTCTTAGAAGTAACTTCTAATATATTAGGAAGCGATATAACTAAAATAGATGAACTTGCAAGAGGAAACAACCCAGTAAACATATCTAGTATGTGTACTGTTTTTGCTGAGTCAGAAATAGTAAGTTTATTAGCACAGAACGTTCCAACAGGAGAAGTTGCTGCCGGTATATTAAAATCAATAGCTAATAAATCTACTTCTATGTTATCAAGAGGAGAAATAGTAGACAAGGTAGCATTCACAGGTGGTCTTGCAAAAAGTAGCGAGCTTGTTAGAATGGTATCTGAAATAATAGGAAAAGAAATATTCTTAGCTGAAGACACTCAGATAATAGGAGCATTAGGTGCTGCTGTTATAGGATTTGGTAGAAGATAA
- a CDS encoding GIY-YIG nuclease family protein has product MKIFYTYIIRCKNDTLYTGYTTDIKRRMLEHTDGINCKYTKNYGFKKLEAYFESSSRSSAMKLESYIKKMTRAKKLKIIENPNALVEMFLNDKGERIRVGSMSVDIINNEVYELKKGID; this is encoded by the coding sequence TTGAAGATTTTCTATACATATATAATAAGATGTAAAAATGATACATTATACACTGGATATACTACGGATATCAAAAGAAGAATGCTTGAACATACAGATGGAATTAACTGCAAATACACTAAAAACTACGGATTTAAAAAGCTTGAAGCATATTTTGAAAGCAGCAGCAGAAGTTCTGCAATGAAGCTTGAATCATATATAAAGAAAATGACTAGAGCGAAGAAACTAAAAATAATTGAAAATCCGAACGCTTTGGTGGAAATGTTTTTAAATGACAAGGGAGAGCGAATAAGAGTTGGTAGTATGAGTGTAGATATTATTAATAATGAAGTATATGAATTAAAAAAAGGTATAGATTAG
- a CDS encoding YitT family protein, whose translation MKENFSWKTIFNIVAILIGNAIYALAVVLFIVPNNLITGGTTGLSLLLYNQFGIPMSGFIFVFNGVMFLIGLFVLGKKFALSTLISTFFYPTAFAFFEKTIGYGGMTSDNLLAVLCAGIMIGVAIGIVIKCGASTGGMDIPPLVINKKVGIPVSVSMYFFDFLILLSQMLFTNKEMVLYGILLVMTYTLVLDNVLVMGKSQTQVKIVSKEYEKINTMISTEIDRGTTLLHAETGYMKNEYPVVLTVISNRELPALNSKVLEIDPNAFMIVSKVNEVHGKGFTFKKEYIEN comes from the coding sequence ATGAAAGAGAATTTTTCATGGAAGACTATTTTTAATATAGTAGCAATTCTTATAGGGAATGCTATTTACGCTTTAGCAGTTGTTCTGTTTATAGTGCCAAATAATCTTATTACAGGAGGAACTACAGGGCTTTCATTGTTATTATACAATCAGTTTGGTATACCAATGTCAGGATTTATTTTTGTTTTTAATGGAGTTATGTTCCTTATAGGTTTATTTGTTTTAGGTAAGAAGTTCGCACTTTCTACTTTAATTAGTACATTCTTCTACCCTACTGCATTTGCTTTCTTTGAAAAGACAATCGGTTATGGTGGTATGACAAGTGATAATCTACTTGCTGTTTTATGTGCTGGTATTATGATAGGTGTTGCTATAGGTATAGTTATTAAATGCGGTGCATCTACTGGTGGTATGGATATTCCTCCTCTAGTTATAAACAAAAAGGTCGGTATTCCAGTATCTGTTAGTATGTACTTCTTTGACTTTTTAATACTTCTTTCTCAGATGTTATTTACAAACAAAGAAATGGTATTATACGGAATACTTCTAGTTATGACTTATACTTTAGTACTAGATAATGTGCTTGTTATGGGTAAATCTCAGACTCAGGTTAAGATAGTTTCTAAAGAATACGAAAAAATAAATACTATGATATCAACTGAAATAGATAGAGGTACTACTCTACTTCACGCAGAAACAGGATATATGAAAAATGAATATCCAGTTGTTCTTACTGTTATTTCTAACAGAGAATTACCTGCTTTAAATAGCAAAGTTCTTGAAATAGATCCAAACGCATTTATGATAGTGAGCAAAGTAAATGAAGTTCATGGTAAAGGATTTACATTCAAGAAAGAATATATAGAAAACTAA
- a CDS encoding GNAT family N-acetyltransferase, whose protein sequence is MLIRNVKESDFEEIYSFVKTAFETAKNSTGNEREFVSEIRNKDTYIPECEFVAEKDGKIIGHVILSKLDIETDDGEVFHGVRVEQIVVAEDERDNRLGGMLICNACMMAAELGYPGAFVVGYPEYFGKFGFIETAEYDIENVSGIDDKLVLACPTCTGGFRGIKGKVNL, encoded by the coding sequence ATGTTAATAAGAAATGTAAAAGAATCAGATTTTGAAGAAATATACAGCTTTGTAAAAACTGCCTTTGAAACAGCAAAAAATTCAACTGGAAATGAACGGGAATTTGTTTCTGAAATAAGAAATAAAGATACATATATTCCAGAATGTGAATTTGTCGCTGAAAAAGACGGTAAAATAATAGGACATGTAATACTTTCTAAGCTAGATATTGAAACTGACGATGGTGAAGTTTTCCATGGCGTTAGAGTTGAACAGATTGTCGTTGCTGAGGATGAGAGAGATAATAGACTTGGTGGAATGCTTATCTGCAATGCTTGTATGATGGCTGCAGAACTTGGTTATCCAGGAGCTTTTGTCGTTGGATATCCTGAGTATTTTGGTAAATTTGGATTTATTGAAACTGCTGAGTATGATATAGAGAATGTATCTGGAATAGATGACAAACTTGTACTTGCTTGCCCTACTTGTACTGGGGGATTTAGAGGAATAAAAGGAAAGGTAAATCTATAG
- a CDS encoding PTS sugar transporter subunit IIB → MKIVVACTGGMSTDILVDRMKKEAESRNIACDIQAIHRNKIEEVLSSNNIDLLLLSPQLMGEFERIKAFAPGETKVEMLDMVKFGACDGHATLNFAIDLINE, encoded by the coding sequence ATGAAGATAGTGGTTGCGTGTACTGGTGGAATGTCTACAGATATATTAGTGGACAGAATGAAAAAAGAAGCAGAAAGCAGAAATATAGCTTGCGATATACAAGCTATTCATAGAAATAAAATAGAGGAAGTTCTTTCAAGTAATAATATAGATTTACTTCTTTTAAGCCCACAGCTTATGGGAGAATTTGAACGTATAAAAGCCTTTGCTCCAGGCGAAACAAAAGTAGAAATGTTAGATATGGTAAAATTTGGTGCTTGTGATGGACATGCTACTCTTAATTTTGCTATAGATTTAATAAATGAATAG
- a CDS encoding aminopeptidase P family protein: protein MDIRERLSKLREIMASKNIDAYMVPSADFHQSEYVGEYFKSREFISGFNGSAGTVIVTKDFAGLWTDGRYFIQAEKQLEGTGIELMKMGVEGFPTTTEFLVANLPEGSVLGFDGRVISANEGNELTAVLAEKNVKIEYQYDLIDEIWAERPALSDAKAFALDVKFTGESIASKLTRIREKMAEKGASHHVITTLDDIAWIFNMRGGDVAHSPVVLAYTVITADKVCLFLDETKLPEDLKAIFAAEKIEILPYNDVYEFVKGIPTGEKVLVDGTKLNYAIFNNIVAEKIVDYNPSLFFKACKNETELACTRNAHIKDGVAITKFMYWLKNNVAKGGITELTAQAKIEELRAEQKDFFDTSFGSISAYKEHAAMMHYSSTPETDVELKPEHLYLLDSGGQYLDGTTDITRTFVLGELNDELKLHFTSVVRGMINLSLAKFLYGCHGYNLDILCRGVMWKMGIDYQCGTGHGIGHVLNVHEAPNGFRWRLVPERFDSAVLEEGMITTNEPGVYIEGSHGIRIENEIVCKKAEKNLYGQFMNFEVITFAPIDLDGIDPELMTKEERDYLNWYHGQVFEKIGPHLTEEEREWLKGYTRAI from the coding sequence ATGGATATAAGAGAAAGATTATCTAAATTAAGAGAAATCATGGCATCAAAAAATATAGATGCTTACATGGTACCATCAGCTGACTTCCATCAGAGTGAATATGTTGGAGAATACTTCAAATCAAGAGAATTCATAAGTGGATTCAATGGTTCAGCTGGTACTGTTATAGTAACTAAAGATTTCGCAGGACTTTGGACTGACGGAAGATACTTCATACAGGCTGAAAAACAGTTAGAAGGAACTGGAATAGAATTAATGAAAATGGGTGTAGAAGGATTCCCTACTACAACTGAATTCTTAGTTGCTAACCTTCCAGAAGGATCGGTTCTAGGATTTGACGGTAGAGTTATATCTGCTAACGAAGGAAATGAACTTACTGCTGTTTTAGCTGAAAAAAATGTAAAAATAGAATATCAGTATGATTTAATAGATGAAATATGGGCAGAAAGACCAGCTTTATCTGATGCTAAAGCTTTTGCATTAGATGTTAAATTCACTGGTGAAAGTATAGCATCTAAATTAACTAGAATAAGAGAAAAAATGGCAGAAAAAGGTGCTTCTCACCACGTAATAACTACTCTTGATGATATCGCTTGGATATTCAACATGAGAGGTGGAGACGTAGCTCACAGTCCAGTTGTTTTAGCTTACACTGTTATAACTGCTGACAAAGTTTGCTTATTCTTAGACGAAACTAAATTACCAGAAGATTTAAAAGCTATATTCGCAGCTGAAAAAATAGAAATATTACCATACAACGATGTTTACGAATTCGTTAAAGGTATACCAACTGGAGAAAAAGTTCTTGTTGACGGAACTAAATTAAACTACGCTATATTCAACAATATAGTTGCTGAAAAAATAGTTGATTACAACCCATCTTTATTCTTCAAAGCTTGTAAAAATGAAACAGAACTTGCTTGCACAAGAAACGCTCATATAAAAGACGGTGTTGCTATAACTAAATTCATGTACTGGTTAAAAAATAACGTTGCTAAAGGTGGTATAACAGAACTTACTGCTCAGGCTAAAATAGAAGAATTAAGAGCTGAACAGAAAGACTTCTTTGATACTTCATTCGGAAGTATATCAGCTTACAAAGAACATGCTGCTATGATGCACTACTCTTCTACACCAGAAACTGATGTAGAATTAAAACCAGAACACTTATACTTACTAGATTCAGGTGGACAGTACTTAGATGGTACAACTGATATAACTAGAACATTTGTATTAGGTGAATTAAATGATGAATTAAAACTTCACTTCACTTCTGTTGTTAGAGGTATGATAAACTTATCATTAGCTAAATTCTTATACGGATGCCACGGATACAACCTTGACATACTTTGTAGAGGGGTTATGTGGAAAATGGGAATAGACTATCAGTGCGGTACTGGACATGGTATAGGTCATGTTCTTAACGTCCACGAAGCTCCAAATGGATTCAGATGGAGATTAGTTCCTGAAAGATTTGACTCTGCTGTTCTTGAAGAAGGTATGATAACTACTAATGAACCAGGTGTTTATATAGAAGGATCTCATGGTATAAGAATAGAAAACGAAATAGTTTGTAAAAAAGCTGAAAAGAACTTATACGGACAGTTTATGAACTTCGAAGTTATAACATTTGCTCCAATAGATTTAGATGGTATAGATCCAGAGCTTATGACTAAAGAAGAAAGAGATTATCTAAACTGGTACCATGGACAGGTATTCGAAAAAATAGGACCACACTTAACTGAAGAAGAAAGAGAATGGTTAAAAGGATACACTAGAGCTATATAA
- a CDS encoding NUDIX hydrolase, producing MRQKKVKKLTPIRKSKYLSMYEMKYESKDKSEKTWMLATRKSEEELNDMYFGDGNDRDDAVVMVPYHIEEDKLVIIREYRVPLDDYVYSLPAGLIDPGEDIEVCAKRELKEETGLDLVEINKMDSGFGLYPSPGMTDESFSLLYCTCKGEPSNKYLEPTEEIQTLLVDRQQAVEILKSKANMDVKAFLALQIFISVGKDNEN from the coding sequence ATGAGACAGAAAAAAGTAAAAAAATTAACTCCAATACGGAAGTCTAAATATTTAAGCATGTATGAAATGAAATACGAATCTAAAGACAAATCTGAAAAAACTTGGATGTTAGCTACAAGAAAATCAGAAGAAGAGCTTAACGATATGTATTTTGGCGATGGAAATGACAGAGATGACGCTGTTGTAATGGTTCCATATCATATAGAAGAGGACAAACTTGTTATAATAAGAGAATATCGTGTTCCTTTAGACGATTATGTATATTCACTTCCAGCTGGACTTATAGATCCAGGTGAGGACATAGAAGTTTGTGCAAAAAGAGAATTAAAAGAAGAAACAGGACTCGACCTTGTTGAAATAAATAAAATGGATAGTGGATTCGGTTTATACCCATCTCCAGGCATGACAGATGAATCTTTCTCTTTACTTTACTGCACATGCAAAGGTGAGCCATCTAATAAATATCTTGAACCAACAGAAGAAATTCAGACTTTATTAGTAGACAGACAGCAGGCTGTTGAAATATTGAAAAGCAAAGCAAATATGGATGTAAAGGCATTTTTAGCTTTACAGATATTCATATCAGTTGGTAAAGATAACGAAAACTAG
- a CDS encoding endonuclease/exonuclease/phosphatase family protein codes for MRKSLKKIAKVIAAVLGTVVIILCAYLGWLTVCDYQPLYKENLMIAHDAGKEKVDLAKTHSITTYNIGFGAYSQDFDFFMDGGTESKAKDRETVMKNIKGSVNELNKIDPDFAFVQEIDIDSSRSRKTDQRVLVAHGLDDEYTNCFAFNYKVPYIIYPFNDMHGKVSAGQGTYSKYKFETAERISLPTDQSWLARLFGLDRCMIVNRVKTTNNKELVLINLHMSAYDKGGEFRQKQLNMLEEILEDEYKKGNYVIAGGDWNHVIPTTDINKFAKTEERPDWYDYIPENFSPKGYRFEVDENVPTNRTAGIPYDKDVNFTAIIDGFIVSDNINVVAKNGSDLQFKYSDHNPTTIEFKLN; via the coding sequence TTGAGAAAAAGCTTAAAAAAAATAGCTAAGGTCATAGCTGCTGTACTTGGTACAGTAGTTATAATTTTATGTGCATATTTAGGTTGGCTTACTGTATGTGACTATCAGCCACTATACAAAGAAAATCTAATGATAGCACATGATGCTGGCAAAGAAAAAGTTGACCTAGCTAAGACACACTCTATAACAACATATAATATTGGCTTTGGAGCATATAGCCAAGATTTTGACTTTTTCATGGACGGTGGAACAGAATCTAAGGCTAAAGATAGAGAAACTGTAATGAAAAATATCAAAGGTTCAGTAAATGAATTAAACAAAATAGACCCTGATTTTGCTTTTGTTCAGGAAATAGATATAGATAGTTCTAGAAGTAGAAAAACAGATCAGAGAGTACTTGTTGCTCATGGTTTAGATGATGAATATACAAATTGTTTTGCATTTAATTATAAAGTACCATATATTATATATCCATTTAACGATATGCATGGTAAAGTATCTGCAGGACAGGGTACATACAGCAAGTATAAATTTGAAACTGCTGAGAGAATATCCCTTCCTACAGACCAGAGTTGGCTTGCTAGATTATTTGGATTAGATAGATGCATGATAGTAAATAGAGTAAAAACAACTAATAATAAAGAGCTTGTCCTTATAAATCTACATATGTCAGCATATGATAAAGGTGGAGAATTTAGACAGAAGCAGCTTAATATGTTAGAAGAAATACTTGAAGATGAGTACAAAAAAGGGAATTATGTAATAGCTGGTGGGGATTGGAACCACGTTATTCCAACCACTGACATAAATAAATTTGCAAAAACTGAGGAAAGACCTGATTGGTATGATTATATTCCAGAAAACTTCAGTCCAAAGGGATATAGATTTGAGGTAGATGAAAATGTACCAACTAACAGAACTGCTGGAATTCCTTATGATAAAGATGTAAACTTCACTGCAATTATAGATGGATTTATTGTATCTGATAATATAAATGTTGTCGCTAAAAATGGAAGTGACTTACAATTTAAGTATTCTGATCACAATCCAACAACAATAGAATTTAAATTAAATTAG
- a CDS encoding MATE family efflux transporter, whose protein sequence is MKPQQKLALDLLEPGETTQAYLNSSKTIPSGITSKMLYKDIVTIAWPSLLELMLTQLASMVDMIMVGRLGASALTAVGLTTQPKFLIISIITSINVGTTALVARSKGQGDQGKANLVLRQAILINIFISVLISLIMYSTAEPIIKFMGATDALSLKEGTEYLKIQMLGILPLALTGTITAALRGAGNSKTAMIYNLIGNLANVVLNYALIYGNFGCPRLEVAGASLATILGQFVAFIMACIAVTGHRNYVRFRVKDGLKPNFKMMAAISDIGVPALIEQLVMRVGFIAFAKTVASLGTLAFAVHNVCMNIRALSFMNGQAFAVSATSLVGQSLGKKRADMANLYATRSRRMGTVVSIILMILFFVFPREIISLYNPDPEIVNLGARLLVMVSIIQIPQGSQFIISGILRGAGDTKATAVIVTVTSLFLRPILAIVLIHGFGMGLEGAWIAIMADQLLRTLLVFIRFSSGKWITKLDK, encoded by the coding sequence TTGAAACCTCAACAAAAATTAGCATTGGATTTATTGGAGCCTGGAGAAACCACGCAAGCCTATTTAAATTCAAGTAAAACAATTCCTTCTGGCATTACATCTAAGATGCTTTACAAAGATATCGTAACAATAGCATGGCCTTCTCTTTTAGAACTTATGTTAACTCAGTTGGCGTCTATGGTCGATATGATAATGGTCGGTCGTCTTGGAGCCTCAGCGCTTACCGCTGTTGGACTTACTACTCAACCTAAGTTTCTAATAATATCAATTATAACTTCCATAAATGTCGGTACAACTGCTTTAGTTGCTCGCAGCAAAGGTCAAGGAGATCAAGGAAAAGCCAATCTTGTTTTAAGACAGGCTATTTTAATAAATATCTTTATATCTGTATTAATTTCATTAATAATGTATTCCACAGCAGAGCCTATTATAAAATTCATGGGTGCTACTGATGCCCTTTCACTAAAAGAAGGAACAGAATATTTAAAAATACAAATGCTTGGAATTCTTCCACTAGCTCTTACAGGTACAATTACAGCTGCACTTAGAGGGGCTGGAAATTCTAAAACAGCTATGATTTATAATTTAATAGGAAACTTAGCAAATGTAGTTTTAAATTACGCATTAATCTACGGAAACTTTGGATGCCCAAGATTAGAGGTTGCTGGTGCTTCACTTGCCACAATTTTAGGGCAGTTTGTGGCATTTATTATGGCTTGTATTGCAGTTACAGGACACAGAAATTATGTAAGATTTAGAGTTAAAGATGGTTTAAAACCTAATTTTAAAATGATGGCTGCGATTTCAGATATAGGTGTTCCAGCACTTATTGAACAGTTAGTTATGCGTGTAGGATTTATCGCATTTGCAAAAACAGTAGCATCACTTGGAACATTAGCATTTGCAGTTCATAATGTATGTATGAATATACGGGCACTTTCATTTATGAATGGTCAGGCATTTGCAGTTTCTGCAACTTCTCTAGTTGGTCAAAGCTTAGGTAAAAAAAGAGCCGATATGGCAAATTTATACGCAACACGCTCAAGAAGAATGGGAACTGTAGTTTCTATTATACTTATGATTTTATTCTTTGTATTCCCAAGAGAAATAATATCACTTTACAATCCTGATCCTGAGATAGTAAATCTAGGAGCTAGACTTCTTGTAATGGTGTCTATTATACAAATTCCTCAAGGATCTCAGTTTATCATAAGTGGTATTTTAAGAGGTGCTGGCGATACTAAGGCAACTGCTGTAATAGTAACAGTTACTTCTCTATTCTTAAGACCAATACTTGCAATTGTACTAATTCATGGATTTGGTATGGGACTTGAAGGAGCTTGGATTGCTATTATGGCAGACCAGCTTTTAAGAACATTGTTGGTCTTTATACGATTCAGTAGTGGTAAATGGATTACAAAATTAGATAAATAG